From bacterium, a single genomic window includes:
- a CDS encoding serine/threonine protein kinase, which translates to MPIAIVSLVLYSKSQNMTILLFGALVILLSLGLPQLIDFLKSAALKGMDQEKLESANWKKSMDRIENLEALMCRLDAELNSQMEQALSSGKITTSESIGQSQMPTVFLNISSALEKRFQILKELGRGGMGIVFQAYDKQLKEQVAIKVLSPLLGTNTDALERLKREVSAARRITHPNVIRIHDISDSEGLHFVSMEFFSGSTLKELLKQNGAYSMAQGAQIAFQICDGLESAHRQGVIHRDLKSQNIIINNAGQLKIIDFGLASCAHQEGMTATGLILGTPEYMAPEQVSGKRADERADIYSFGIILYEIFTGKLPFTGDSAIAIGFQQLREEPLRPSEVKPGISADLEAVILKALRKDPADRYTSVGEMRAELQKVFGHAIPTPSSTISEQPEQASDAITLDQN; encoded by the coding sequence ATGCCAATCGCCATCGTTTCACTCGTGCTGTATTCGAAAAGCCAGAACATGACTATTCTTTTGTTTGGAGCTCTCGTGATTCTGCTCTCTCTTGGGCTCCCACAGCTTATAGATTTTTTGAAGTCTGCGGCTTTAAAAGGAATGGATCAGGAAAAACTGGAGTCGGCCAATTGGAAGAAATCGATGGACCGGATCGAGAATCTGGAAGCTCTGATGTGCCGGCTGGACGCTGAGCTCAATTCGCAGATGGAACAGGCGCTCTCTTCAGGAAAAATCACAACTTCGGAAAGCATCGGTCAGAGTCAGATGCCTACTGTCTTTCTGAATATATCATCGGCATTGGAGAAGCGATTTCAAATCCTGAAAGAGCTGGGTCGTGGAGGAATGGGAATTGTTTTTCAGGCCTATGACAAACAACTAAAAGAGCAGGTGGCGATCAAAGTTCTTTCGCCGCTATTGGGGACCAACACCGATGCACTGGAACGTCTAAAACGGGAAGTATCCGCAGCGCGGCGAATCACGCATCCGAACGTTATCAGGATCCATGATATCTCCGACTCTGAAGGACTCCATTTTGTTTCGATGGAATTTTTTTCAGGCAGCACTTTGAAAGAGCTTCTCAAACAGAACGGCGCATATTCGATGGCTCAGGGAGCTCAAATTGCATTTCAGATTTGCGATGGTCTTGAAAGTGCACACCGGCAGGGAGTGATTCACAGAGATTTGAAATCACAAAACATCATCATCAATAATGCAGGGCAGTTGAAGATTATTGATTTCGGTCTGGCTTCGTGTGCTCATCAAGAAGGAATGACTGCAACAGGATTGATTCTTGGCACACCCGAATACATGGCGCCGGAGCAGGTTTCCGGCAAGAGAGCGGATGAACGCGCCGACATTTATTCATTCGGAATTATTTTGTATGAGATATTTACTGGAAAGCTTCCCTTTACCGGAGATTCAGCAATTGCGATCGGCTTCCAGCAGTTACGAGAAGAGCCTTTGCGACCTTCAGAAGTGAAGCCGGGAATATCAGCCGATCTTGAAGCGGTTATTCTAAAGGCTCTACGAAAAGATCCGGCAGACCGCTATACATCTGTAGGCGAAATGCGCGCAGAATTGCAAAAGGTGTTTGGCCATGCGATTCCCACTCCCTCTTCAACCATAAGTGAGCAGCCTGAACAGGCCTCCGATGCGATAACCCTGGATCAGAATTAG
- a CDS encoding SWIM zinc finger domain-containing protein, with translation MLMALRYFGRSEMRSSGKESVLSFSPNLARPPLSFDGELLYPVRFREAISSLHDVVVSDQRFHKKDKTAYLQWKAEEKQQEQELFRIVQDREKKLELEKISKEPVPAGLENEFHKMHDVYWTARRKWANEMARHDPELFRALVPCDPVVTVASDVVYFEAFSKDESSYGCLFVDRNAIGGNGRTETGTTNVDYSLALYDHFQKLRTYRQTRLLVDPAGFEVKLEASADYREEKIDLPPSWLRGFGQIQSAMTLPMRRVTLPVESVYSILAYLKRHREKTGPRSIRFKLTPGVPPVLTLDPWGVTIQPHGHIYEGPREEQVKVWGRRRLMVLARLLPLAEKIEVGLLGSGLPSFWIVYMGEMRFLLALSGWTRNDWTSSAALELMTATYKPDAQVVNSAGRHLLNSETATFADLHRVTGTSDTTLLGSMNLLARQGQVIYDITKQVYRYRQVMPVALSEAVIGPEHPELAQGKWMHAQKMVRIQREEALSAGRRALVAKVEKVTCEGILDSDGAYSRAKCSCSYFFKNRLRGGPCRHLLALQLTVHQKDFA, from the coding sequence ATGCTGATGGCCCTCCGCTATTTCGGTAGAAGCGAGATGCGCTCTTCCGGCAAAGAATCTGTGCTGAGCTTTTCGCCGAATCTTGCGCGCCCGCCCCTTTCCTTCGATGGCGAGCTTTTGTATCCGGTGCGATTCCGCGAAGCGATTAGCTCATTGCACGATGTGGTCGTCAGCGATCAACGCTTCCACAAGAAAGATAAAACTGCGTATCTGCAGTGGAAAGCAGAAGAGAAGCAACAGGAACAGGAACTCTTCCGCATTGTGCAGGACCGGGAAAAGAAGCTGGAGCTTGAAAAAATTTCGAAGGAACCTGTTCCCGCAGGGCTTGAAAATGAGTTCCACAAAATGCACGACGTTTACTGGACCGCGAGACGAAAATGGGCGAACGAAATGGCGCGCCACGATCCCGAGTTGTTCCGCGCACTTGTGCCCTGCGATCCTGTGGTGACTGTTGCATCGGATGTCGTCTACTTCGAAGCGTTTTCCAAAGATGAATCGAGTTATGGCTGTCTGTTTGTAGACCGCAACGCGATCGGTGGAAACGGACGCACGGAAACCGGAACCACGAATGTGGATTATTCGCTCGCTTTGTACGATCACTTTCAAAAGTTGCGCACATACAGACAAACAAGGCTGCTGGTTGATCCCGCCGGCTTTGAAGTGAAGTTGGAAGCAAGCGCGGATTATCGCGAAGAGAAGATTGATTTGCCTCCTTCCTGGCTTCGCGGGTTTGGCCAGATTCAATCCGCAATGACTCTCCCGATGCGGCGCGTTACACTCCCGGTCGAATCTGTGTATTCCATTCTTGCGTATCTGAAACGCCATCGTGAAAAAACCGGACCGCGATCCATCCGCTTCAAGCTCACTCCCGGCGTACCTCCTGTATTAACTCTCGATCCGTGGGGTGTGACGATTCAACCGCACGGCCATATATATGAGGGGCCGCGCGAGGAACAGGTCAAAGTCTGGGGGCGCAGGCGTTTGATGGTGCTGGCCCGTTTGCTTCCGCTTGCGGAGAAAATTGAAGTCGGTTTGCTCGGTTCCGGTTTGCCGAGTTTCTGGATCGTCTACATGGGCGAGATGCGATTCCTACTCGCTCTTTCCGGATGGACCAGGAACGATTGGACTTCGAGCGCTGCGCTGGAGTTGATGACGGCGACATACAAACCGGATGCTCAAGTGGTGAATTCTGCCGGCAGGCATCTTTTGAATTCGGAGACAGCAACGTTCGCCGATCTCCATCGCGTCACCGGCACATCGGATACGACCTTGCTGGGCTCCATGAATTTGCTGGCGCGCCAGGGACAGGTCATTTATGACATTACGAAGCAAGTATACAGATACCGTCAGGTCATGCCGGTTGCTCTTTCAGAAGCGGTGATTGGTCCGGAGCATCCGGAGCTTGCGCAGGGCAAGTGGATGCATGCCCAGAAAATGGTGCGCATTCAAAGGGAGGAGGCGTTATCGGCCGGACGAAGAGCGCTTGTTGCAAAAGTGGAGAAGGTTACGTGTGAAGGCATTCTTGATTCGGATGGCGCATACTCGCGCGCAAAGTGTTCTTGCAGTTATTTTTTCAAAAACCGATTGCGTGGTGGTCCTTGCAGGCATTTGCTTGCGCTGCAGCTCACCGTGCATCAAAAGGATTTTGCATGA
- a CDS encoding WGR domain-containing protein: MSFWDKLRNFLSGSGKIEGTLIERAVGSAFVRRANRRETFTDREIAEEVLTVPSPQNLLAVSSLLERMFDADNLKTLRYVREQHFIMGSRWLFYAAETSAATARTYTPPPPRTPPPFSQAPQIKDVEMPNPYEATEILGLSADEMRKRALKINPFRTPWIGRVDTIPPQSDERTALIDRGLILRGFLTEEQIREIHRVGDSWLRHHDALRLAGAAAAKTAQQAVEAERERKTQIRAEKKRESQERKIRRAAEIARRKAEDIVYLGPGVSGLLSDRRSLIESLQERRLPVLSSPADVAKALGLPVPKLRWLSFHSEASESSHYVYFQIPKRSGGMRLLSAPHEQLARAQNWILENILEHLIVEEPAHGFIRGRSTVTNAEPHVGRDILINLDLTDFFPTITFRRVRGVFSKIGYSPAVSTVLALLCTESPRRPVEYEGKKYWVATGDRSLPQGACTSPALSNQVARKLDRRLLGMSNKMGWAYTRYADDMTFSAPKGKRGEVPLLLSRIRHIVTEEGFALNPKKGRVQRFAGRQSVTGVVVNDKPGVPRDLVRRIRAILHGARRTGLDAQNREEIPYFKAWLRGMIAYITMVDRRKGSALVQQLNAITDGAAEFPADYRRKRYESIPFLTSAPPQVKVDETAVAFTPSVQGYFEFISGLSRKFWKVQVEKQNMTVHFGRIGTKGQIQTKTFSSNETAELEARKLIREKLRKGYVEKNQP, encoded by the coding sequence GTGAGCTTCTGGGATAAACTTCGTAATTTTCTTTCCGGTTCCGGAAAAATAGAAGGAACATTGATTGAACGCGCTGTCGGGTCTGCGTTTGTTCGGCGCGCAAACCGGCGCGAAACGTTTACGGACCGGGAAATCGCAGAAGAAGTTTTGACGGTTCCCTCTCCACAAAACCTTCTAGCAGTTTCCAGCTTGCTGGAACGAATGTTTGATGCAGACAACCTGAAGACTCTTCGATATGTTCGCGAACAGCACTTCATCATGGGTTCTCGCTGGCTCTTTTATGCGGCCGAAACATCAGCCGCAACCGCGCGCACTTACACGCCTCCACCACCGAGAACTCCTCCTCCGTTTTCGCAAGCGCCTCAAATCAAGGATGTTGAAATGCCGAATCCGTATGAAGCGACAGAGATTCTTGGGCTTTCCGCGGATGAGATGCGCAAACGCGCGTTGAAGATCAATCCGTTTCGAACTCCATGGATTGGACGTGTCGACACGATTCCGCCTCAGTCGGATGAGCGGACGGCTTTGATCGATCGCGGTTTGATTTTGCGTGGATTCCTTACAGAAGAGCAGATCCGGGAAATCCATCGCGTTGGTGATTCGTGGCTGCGTCATCATGACGCGCTAAGACTTGCCGGCGCCGCCGCTGCAAAAACGGCACAACAAGCTGTGGAAGCGGAACGCGAACGGAAGACGCAGATACGGGCGGAGAAAAAGCGAGAATCGCAAGAACGGAAGATTCGCAGAGCCGCGGAAATCGCGAGGCGTAAAGCGGAAGACATCGTGTATCTTGGTCCGGGTGTGTCGGGACTGCTTTCCGACCGGCGTTCGCTCATCGAATCCTTGCAGGAGCGCCGGCTTCCCGTTTTGTCTTCACCGGCTGACGTTGCGAAAGCACTGGGATTGCCGGTTCCGAAACTGCGATGGCTGTCGTTCCATTCGGAGGCGTCGGAATCTTCTCATTACGTTTATTTTCAAATTCCGAAACGATCCGGTGGAATGAGACTTTTGTCCGCGCCACATGAACAACTGGCGCGCGCGCAAAACTGGATTCTGGAGAACATCCTGGAGCATCTCATTGTTGAAGAGCCGGCGCACGGTTTTATCCGTGGACGTTCGACAGTCACAAATGCGGAACCACATGTGGGTCGCGACATTCTGATCAATCTGGATCTCACTGACTTTTTCCCAACGATCACATTCCGGCGAGTGCGAGGCGTATTCAGCAAAATCGGTTACTCTCCCGCAGTGTCCACAGTGCTCGCGTTACTTTGCACGGAATCGCCGCGACGTCCCGTGGAATATGAAGGGAAAAAGTACTGGGTGGCAACGGGCGATCGAAGCTTGCCGCAGGGAGCCTGCACATCTCCTGCGTTGTCGAATCAAGTGGCGCGCAAGCTGGACCGCAGGTTGCTCGGAATGAGCAACAAAATGGGATGGGCTTACACTCGCTACGCGGATGACATGACATTTTCCGCTCCGAAAGGAAAACGGGGAGAGGTTCCGTTGTTGCTCTCGCGCATCCGTCACATCGTGACGGAAGAAGGCTTTGCGCTTAATCCGAAGAAGGGTCGGGTGCAGCGATTTGCGGGGCGCCAGTCGGTTACGGGAGTTGTTGTCAACGACAAACCTGGGGTGCCGAGAGACCTCGTCAGGCGAATCCGCGCTATTCTGCATGGAGCAAGGCGTACCGGCCTCGACGCTCAGAATCGCGAAGAGATTCCCTATTTCAAAGCCTGGCTGCGTGGAATGATCGCATACATTACAATGGTTGATCGTCGAAAAGGATCCGCGTTGGTGCAGCAACTGAATGCAATCACGGATGGAGCCGCGGAGTTTCCAGCGGATTATCGCCGGAAACGATATGAATCGATTCCCTTTCTCACATCCGCTCCGCCACAAGTTAAAGTGGATGAGACAGCTGTCGCATTTACTCCTTCTGTTCAGGGTTACTTCGAATTCATCAGTGGGCTATCGCGAAAGTTTTGGAAGGTGCAGGTAGAAAAACAAAACATGACGGTCCACTTTGGACGAATCGGCACGAAAGGCCAGATCCAAACGAAAACATTTTCCAGCAACGAAACAGCAGAGCTGGAAGCCCGCAAGCTGATCCGCGAGAAGCTGAGAAAAGGCTACGTGGAAAAGAATCAGCCTTAG
- a CDS encoding FAD-dependent oxidoreductase, giving the protein MACVLILGGGPAGLAAAHRLALLGIRCIVLEKEKTIGGLSRTIEHNAFRFDLGPHKWYTSNPELDLWFKTLMNDELVEVNRRSGIYFEGKMFDYPVRAGSVLRNADVLTIFHVMGSYFAARFKRLWKPAAPKNMEDAYTRQFGKKLYEMFFKAYSEKIWGDSCRTISSDWVDQRTFGLSVVEIIRKALLKSSQSRRGLVEPMRFFYPRHGYGRICQRMAEEVCKKGGSVLVNHAVSDVVCEENGIAHIDCMDEHGDRKSIDCDAVISTIPLTLLTRILKPASPESVKTAATRLKFRSLITINIMINREQVLKENWVYLNDSRVPFARVSEPKNFSRELAPPGKTLLVVELFCSKDDQSWNQQDASLSDLAVHHLSKMKWIEEREVLGTFLCRLPNAYPVYDLDYKKNLKIVQDYVASIPNLFIAGRGGTFHYHTSDVSLEMGFSCAENLLTRLPSFELDGSMRTV; this is encoded by the coding sequence ATGGCCTGCGTGCTTATTTTAGGCGGTGGACCGGCCGGACTGGCTGCGGCTCACCGGTTAGCGCTTCTGGGTATTCGCTGCATCGTGTTGGAAAAGGAGAAAACGATCGGCGGCCTGAGTCGCACGATAGAACACAACGCTTTTCGCTTCGATCTGGGCCCTCATAAGTGGTATACAAGCAATCCTGAACTTGATCTCTGGTTCAAAACGCTTATGAATGATGAATTGGTCGAAGTAAACCGGAGAAGCGGTATCTATTTTGAAGGCAAAATGTTTGACTATCCGGTCCGTGCCGGGTCTGTTTTGCGGAATGCTGATGTTCTCACGATTTTCCACGTCATGGGCAGTTACTTTGCTGCTCGTTTCAAAAGATTGTGGAAACCAGCCGCGCCCAAAAACATGGAAGATGCCTATACTCGACAGTTTGGAAAAAAACTTTATGAAATGTTTTTCAAGGCTTATTCAGAAAAAATATGGGGTGATTCTTGCAGGACCATTTCTTCTGACTGGGTCGATCAGCGTACATTCGGGCTTTCTGTGGTTGAGATTATTCGAAAAGCTTTGCTCAAGTCGAGTCAGTCCCGCAGAGGTCTTGTTGAGCCGATGCGCTTTTTTTATCCTCGACATGGATATGGAAGAATCTGTCAGCGAATGGCTGAAGAAGTTTGTAAGAAAGGTGGAAGCGTCCTCGTGAATCATGCCGTTTCCGATGTCGTATGTGAAGAAAATGGCATCGCACATATTGATTGTATGGATGAGCACGGCGACAGGAAATCGATTGATTGCGATGCTGTGATTTCAACGATTCCTTTAACTCTTCTGACCCGCATTTTAAAACCGGCTTCACCCGAATCCGTGAAGACGGCGGCGACAAGATTGAAGTTCCGCAGTCTGATAACAATTAACATCATGATAAACCGCGAGCAGGTCCTGAAAGAAAACTGGGTTTATCTAAATGATAGCCGTGTACCGTTTGCTAGAGTCAGCGAACCGAAGAATTTCAGCAGGGAATTGGCGCCACCTGGAAAAACTTTACTTGTCGTCGAACTCTTCTGTAGCAAGGACGATCAATCCTGGAACCAACAGGATGCTTCTTTGAGTGATCTTGCCGTCCATCATCTTTCAAAGATGAAATGGATTGAAGAGAGAGAAGTTCTCGGAACGTTTTTGTGCCGCCTGCCGAACGCATACCCGGTATACGATTTGGACTATAAAAAAAACCTGAAAATCGTTCAGGATTATGTAGCATCCATTCCGAATCTTTTTATAGCCGGACGTGGCGGGACCTTCCACTACCATACATCGGATGTATCGCTTGAAATGGGATTCTCCTGCGCTGAGAATCTGCTAACGCGATTGCCATCGTTTGAGCTAGATGGAAGCATGAGGACGGTCTAA